A portion of the Caenorhabditis elegans chromosome III genome contains these proteins:
- the T22F7.1 gene encoding Major facilitator superfamily (MFS) profile domain-containing protein (Confirmed by transcript evidence) encodes MKASEEEEEEVVHSGGGYTSPLMSSLSDAYDDGEEHQKKKKNYGLVQVEEGGQDVISSVEELLKATTAWRPYPLFIICSMSFLWSLCALSAISPAFTAPAGDECTENCSFYTIQNEFNLTSKFFLVEPAELTTSIYFLGNLLIGQLFAVVADRFGRRPIIIICLLLTGIVGSLGSLAPNFPLLLVARFIQGSCYTPLTTVNYVLSGESIPHRSQSLTSIFFGVSWVCGYCFLAPLSVWFNTWRSLQLATALPNILVAVFLMGTLPESVGYSIEKKNRKAVQKWIKRNELLSCKKLNYDLDMIMEKTEKIATSSSPTPQNRLTIFEMIREILSDREITRRIIVETFLWILTFMTYCALSLTSTSVGNSDPLVSFLFSGVVELPAYLFIPICLTRTKRRPTRFLCHFTGSMALLTMYFLSNDTSLHLIIWLVAKFCASCCYIFCFIYAAELFPTWCRSCCIGVCSTCCNIGAIVAPHIFLIDSAAPGAQFLVLAAVGLLCSGLTWCQQETKV; translated from the exons ATGAAGGcatcagaagaagaagaggaagaagttgTGCATAGTGGAGGAGGTTATACATCACCACTAATGTCATCACTTTCTGATGCTTATGATGATGGAGAAGAGcatcagaagaagaagaaaaattatggATTGGTTCAAGTGGAAGAAGGTGGACAAGATGTTATTTCCAGTGTGGAGGAGCTCCTGAAAGCCACTACagc atggcgCCCGTATCCCCTGTTCATAATCTGCTCCATGTCATTCCTCTGGTCTCTATGTGCTCTCAGTGCAATTTCGCCAGCTTTCACTGCTCCGGCCGGCGATGAATGTACAGAAAACTGCTCGTTTTACACAATTCAAAACGAATTCAACCTAACCTCCAAGTTTTTTCTCGTTGAGCCCGCTGAATTGACAacttctatttattttttgggaaatctgTTGATTGGACAGCTGTTTGCAGTTGTAGCTGATAG atttggcCGCCGTCCAATTATTATAATATGCCTTCTTCTTACTGGAATTGTGGGTTCTCTAGGATCTCTTGCCCCGAACTTTCCGCTACTTCTTGTCGCAAGATTTATACAAGGATCCTGTTATACG CCCCTGACAACAGTGAACTACGTGTTAAGCGGTGAAAGTATTCCACATCGATCTCAATCATTAACATCAATATTTTTCGGAGTCTCATGGGTATGCGGTTATTGTTTTTTGGCTCCATTATCTGTATGGTTTAACACGTGGAGAAGTCTTCAATTGGCAACTGCTCTTCCCAATATTTTAGTCGCTGTGTTTCTGATGGG aaCGCTCCCGGAAAGTGTCGGCTACTCAATCGAAAAGAAAAACCGGAAAGCTGTTCAAAAATGGATCAAACGAAATGAGCTGCTCTCCTGTAAAAAGCTCAACTACGATCTCGACATGATTATggagaaaactgagaaaattgcCACTTCATCATCGCCGACACCACAAAATCGACTGACAATATTTGAAATGATTCGTGAAATTCTGTCGGATCGGGAGATCACACGCCGAATCATCGTCGAGACTTTTCTCTGGATTCTCACTTTTATGACGTACTGTGCGCTGTCACTTACATCCACATCTGTCGGAAATTCGGATCCGCTGGTGTCGTTTTTGTTTTCGGGAGTCGTCGAGTTGCCTGCCTACCTCTTCATACCGATATGCTTGACGAG AACAAAACGTCGCCCAACCCGTTTTCTGTGCCATTTTACTGGCTCAATGGCCCTTCTCACAATGTATTTCTTGTCAAACGACACATCGCTACACCTCATCATTTGGCTCGTTGCCAAGTTTTGCGCCTCATGCTGTTACATTTTCTGCTTCATCTACGCTGCCGAGCTGTTTCCGACGTGGTGCCGGTCGTGCTGTATTGGGGTTTGCTCGACATGCTGCAATATTGGAGCAATTGTGGCGCCgcacatttttctgattgaTTCGGCGGCTCCTGGAGCACAGTTTTTGGTGCTAGCAGCAGTGGGATTGTTGTGCTCTGGGCTTACGTGGTGCCAGCAGGAGACCAAGGTTTAG